Within the Periophthalmus magnuspinnatus isolate fPerMag1 chromosome 7, fPerMag1.2.pri, whole genome shotgun sequence genome, the region GTAAAGAATACATTAAAAGTATTAATTTTCTCCTGTACCCCTTGTGACTGGATTTAGTATTTGAGGACCTATGTGCTATAGATGGATCTACAGGTTGTTCCAGGTTCACTTTAAAACGTTCTAATTTCTTAACTCTATATCTTCAACTTAAGCTGCAGAGTCGCGCATGCCCCACTGGAGCTTGTTCACAGACAGGGGTTAAGCATAGTGGACACTGCGTGGGAAAATACATGGGCTCTATAAATATTACagtagctttatttttaactttcttGTGAAACGGAGCACAGCTATGATaaattactgttgttgtttgggCTTGTCAAAGTTTCCGAGTAGAATTCCAACTGACATTTCCAACCAGAAAAAATCAAATGCATCTTGAACTATGCTAACATCTTCTGCAGACAGGGAACATGTGGAAAAGGTAGAATGTAAATTTGTGCTAAAAAGAGAGAAAATCTAACTAGTTTATTTAGTAGAGCATGCAATATATCATtctgaaacatatttttttcttaaataattCAGTTAATTAATGCCAAAATGAAACACACCTTTAAAATTAGGTTTAAGGTAGCTCTTGTCATTACGCAAAACACAAAGATAATGCGTAAAGTAATCTATTGTTCACATTAATGGCCACAAGTCATAATCATAtcatgcctcctcctctctcatcgcTCACCTTGTTGCCGCGGTTACAGTTGGACGGTCCTTTGTTTTACAGATGggcctgtctccctctctctgtgtcctcttccCCCTTCACCGTTGTCCCTGTCATGTGCAGCTGCCCCCCTCGCCGCACACATGATAATATGCACACATAATTAGTCTGTGCCGGTTCTCTCACCATATGGGCCCTTATAAACACACAACGCACCGCCCTTGCCTGCTCATATAAAGGTGATTTATAAGAGGGATAAAGACCTATGCAAATGCGCGTTTAATGTATATGATAATCCAACCTCAACAGGTCACAAACCAGTGTACCCTCTGTATCATTCCCTTTTCTTAATTGCAAGAAGGGTAtccattataaaaaaataaataaaaaaaataggccAAATCAGAATTTAAATCTATGTgtagtaatatttattttttaatgtgatgAGCACGTgaagaaaaatgttttatactCTCATTTTTTTCTTGACTAAAATCCTGTTCCTTTAGGTTAAACAATGCTTTCTTTTCATACGTATAACCGGTTTCTAATACTGTATGCCTTACATCAGATGGATTAGCCCCCCGCCACTGCTCCCTAGAGAGTGTCTGTCTGCTGCTGGTGCTTTCATCCTCCTGTCTCCCCCATACACGACCACAGAATGGGCTTCCCTTTTCCAACAGCTCCATGAAAATGCAATCAAGTGACCTAAATATCCTAGGCTCAGTGTAATCCAAGCAAACGAAATATACGAGTTATACGCCAAAACACATACTGTAAACTTTTTCATAGCTCTGGTTCTTACCATCTAGAAAAtacactgtgttttatttttatattgtattatattctGTGATCAATTACCTAAGTATTTGTACCAAAAGAGCATATTTGTCCTGGATTTCTATTTcttgtttttgaatatttttaaccattcaaaagatataataatattttgatgttttgaattatgaattgctttgaaaatgacattcatgTTGCATCACTCTGAAACTTATGGATACTGTTTCTCACcatttcacatcttcatggTCACTCTATAGTTGTCTGTAGTTGTGTgatgtgtatttatattattgCATATGCATACAATGTTTAAGCAGAAAAAGGCTAGTTGAGTTAAAagctttgtgttttctgtttttccagGGACTATATGGAGCCGGGGTGAAGAGAGTCTCTACCGAACATCCAAACCTGCTCATTTTCTCAAATGCAACCAGATGTGCATGACCTCCTCCAGCTGAGCAGCTCTCCCTGTGAGTGACCCATTTCCTACGTCCTGTCTTTGGCTAGACCCAAAACTGCAGAACGCATCCAAGTGCAATGTGTGCAAGGTAGCCTCATTTTTGGAAGGTTAATAAGGGACTGGAAATAGATCTATATTTAACATGGAGTTAGGAAACCACATTAAAAGCCCTTTGGCTGTCCCTGTGAATTGTCCCAGTAGAAAGCCTGGCCCTTTTAATAGTACCTCGCTCACTCTCAATAGGCAGACAGCTCTATACAGCCTTTAGTCTCCCATCTTTACTGTCAATATTATGCCAATATGTAAATGCAATGAATGTCACAAAACTGGTACTACATTTACACTCAATTACAAAGATGCAATTATGATACAGTTTGACAAATTAAGACTGACGTAGACAGGGCTGCTTATGTGTGAGTGGGGATAATATCATTATAGTAATACAGACATTGGGCAGAACATAAAAATTCACATCCAAAACACATCAAGGTAGAAATAACTGTCCTGTTCTGTTTAAAAACCTTTGACAGTCAAACTgaattatgtatgttttatgttttatttgcacatgtttgagtactcTTTCATATACACGATATCTCCTTCCCCTGAGTTCAAAATGTTTAGTCTCTCTACACTGTCATTAGGGTAATATGGGAATTGCTCCTCATTTTGTTCCATACGTCATCATAACCatatttttagtcttttttacCTGCTCAGTTGCGAGTCTTCCCATGCACTCTCTGCtggcaaatgtgttatttagtAAGCAAGGAAATCAGCATCTAAGTGTTTTAACTTGTAACAAACCAGTACTGGAGTGTATATTATTGTGTTACTCTTCAGCCAGAGGGACCTTATGTGTCAAGTCTGGTGTTTCCACACATTGTCTAAAATGACAAGAGACCTCTCAGATTAGGCCAGTCATCCAATGctcatttaatttaatctaGAGGAAGCAGATGTTCACTAGCCTCAAACACAGCCACACTTCTCAATTAGCACAGGCCCTTCCCCTGCTTCCCGTTCACTGTACTTAGTGTACTTTTGTACTTGTTGATCTATGTGGAAGtatgcatgtgcgtgtgttgGGAATTAAGGATAGCTGTAGCGTAAAAACACTCAACTGTCAATTTGTCTGAGTGGTCTACATTgaaaatgaaatactgtgtttttaacggAAGTGCTGCCAAAATCATATTATGTACTTTATTGTTACACTTGTTCCATACAGCAGCctatatataaacacaaatgcaaAACTCAATGCTAAATCAAATCCAGCACAAAGATGCATTGTAATGCTCTGTACAAAATCAGAGCAGTGATTAAATCGGAATCTATGATGTATACTCACTAGATTACATAGTGaagtatttttgtaataaacattcaaacattACTATTTCATAAAATTGAGGTTGTAACGTTGCATTGTGCCACGAAGTATCCTAAATCCGAAGAATCCTAAAAGCCTTGAGGCAGAGTCACATATTCTGATATTCTGAAATCCAGTCATGGCTAGAGCCCAGTCTTGACGATCCAATTCAGCATGAAAGCTGCTCTATGTGGCTGTATTTAGCccatatgaaacaaaatacagtatgtgtgtactgtatgtgtgtatgcatgcATCATTGACTATTATTCTTATAAATGATCACCCCTCCTATGCTATCTATGGTATGATTTTTTGGCAATCTAAAAATTGGACAAAGCCATAGTTCTGCTCTTTATTCAGATACTGTGTCATTTGACCCTAATAAAAGGCCACATAATTCTCTAACTGTATAATCCTAATGGAGTGGATTGTATTGTCAATTGCTTTTGACACAGGTCCTTGAATGTGAAATATATTATTCTAATTATACTTTTGGCCGTGACAATCATTATACTTACAAGGAGATTTTGCCCATTTCTCAGGACATGTCCATAATGTGGCAGCAGAGCAGTGTTAGTGTGTGCTGGCATTGATCGGACTGTATGTAAACTACAGACAAATGAACATGTTTGAATTGTCTGATGGGACACTCACTGGCTGCGTGACTAAAAAggacacatatatacatattcaCTGCACAGAACAGCAAGAATTGTaacactttaataaaaaaaaagttcttaaaTTGTATAGACAGAAATATGATGGTATATTGTGTATGATTTTAGATCAGTGTGTGAATATTTGCTTTCTTCAcagtatgttgttgttttgaggACTGAATTTTGAGGGGAAAAAGATAAAAAGTTTGCATCCAGTACCTTGGAGAGCAACTATGCTGTTGTCAGTCTCACCTTAACGCAGCATTTAATTGGATATACTGTAAATGGAAATTAGTGTTTGTAGAGTCATCAGTGAGAGGGTGGAGCTGAAGTTAATCCCATGGAATCAGGACTGTCACATCTCAGGTGTGAAATGCAAATCTAGTTTCCTACTTGGTTTGCGCTTTTGGGCCATTAAGACTAGGCTATACAACCTGATGCAATATTGCTCAAACCAGTGTCTTTCTATGTTAAGCTCTTTATTTTCAGACTGATCTTTGTTTTGGATGCACCATTTGTTATTTGttctgcaacaaaacaatgctATCAGAGCCAATTGAACAGGTTGTTTCTCATTTCTGTCTCAGTTGCTTACCTACCTCGCTCTCATCAGGTACTACAGAGGTCCTTTTCCCGTGGACGCACACGCACATCAGTTAGAAATGGATATACTTTTTGTTCCAGTCATTCCAAATAATGGAGGAATTAGTAGTCACAAAGTCTTACATGACGCACGCATGTTATCCATTTCTGTTAAACCTTGTGAGTGGCCTATACTAAGTGAGTTCTGACATGTTTCAATATGTCCTCTTTGTCCGGGCAGTGACCTTGTGTATAGAAGAGAGTTGCTGTTGATTGAACACGCGTGATACAAGACTGGGAGATGGGCAGAGGGAGGCGGGCACGCCCAAACCATGGAGTTGAATGACGCCCGTCTGTTGCTTCTGGTGCCTTTTGGTGCGCTCTGCCATTGGATGCGCGCTAAAAAGGTACCCATTGCCAGCGCGCAAGTGGGCGGGTGGACGCTGTGTTTATAAACCCAGATCTTCTCTGTGGGCGGGTGCAGCAACAGTCGAGAGTGAAAGTGAAGAAAAGAGTGAGGTAGTCCGCGGCAGTGGAGAGACAAGGCTGTGGCGGCGGTTGTGGTAGAGCGGGGGCCACGGAGGGGGCGAGGAGGCCGCCCCTGTGTGCGTCTTCATCCGCGCATGGACGACCACCTTAGCCTCCTTCAATCACCCGCGCAAAGCGTGAACAAAACCCGGGCTGACAACCTGGTGAACCACGGGTATACAGACACGGAGGCAGACGTGATGACCGTTGTGGCTTGTGACAACATGCTGGAGGAGTCGGCGGCCCTCCCGGGCCACCACTCACTGGACCGATACGAACCGGACCATGAGTGCTGCGAGAGGGTGGTCATTAACATCTCCGGGTTACGCTTTGAGACGCAGCTCAAGACCCTTTCCCAGTTTCCTGAGACTCTGTTGGGTGACCCCAAAAAGAGGATGAGGTACTTCGACCCACTGAGGAACGAATACTTCTTTGATCGGAACCGACCCAGCTTTGACGCCATCCTGTATTACTACCAGTCTGGAGGGCGCATCAGGAGACCTGTTAACGTGCCCATTGACATTTTTTCTGAGGAGATCCGCTTCTACGAGCTGGGtgaggaggccatggagaagttTAGGGAGGATGAGGGCTTTATAAAAGAAGAAGAGCGGCCGTTACCAGAGAATGAGTTTCAGAGACAGGTGTGGCTTCTTTTTGAATATCCAGAGAGCTCGGGGCCAGCTCGGGGCATCGCCATCGTGTCAGTCCTGGTCATCCTCATCTCCATTGTAATCTTCTGTTTGGAAACATTGCCAGAGTTCAGAGATGAAAACAGGGACCCAATCGCCATCGCGCCTGTCAGTAACGGCACGCTCCCGTACTTCGTAAGCCCCTTTTCAGACCCGTTTTTTGTGGTCGAGACGCTCTGTATTATTTGGTTTTCTTTTGAACTGCTCGTGCGTTTCTTTGCTTGCCCCAGCAAAGCCACGTTTTCAAAGAACATCATGAACATTATTGACATTGTGGCAATCATACCTTACTTCATAACTTTGGGGACAGAGCTGGCGGAGAGGCAGGGAAACGGACAACAGGCCATGTCATTAGCCATTCTGCGCGTAATTAGGCTGGTCCGAGTGTTCCGTATCTTTAAACTATCGCGTCATTCAAAGGGGCTACAAATTTTGGGACAGACACTAAAGGCTAGTATGCGTGAGCTGGGTTTgctcattttctttttgtttatcgGTGTCATCCTCTTCTCCAGTGCCGTTTACTTTGCAGAAGCAGACGATCCATCGTCAGGGTTTAACAGCATCCCGGACGCGTTTTGGTGGGCGGTGGTTACTATGACTACAGTGGGATATGGGGACATGCACCCAGTTACTATTGGGGGCAAGATTGTTGGCTCCTTGTGCGCCATTGCCGGTGTGTTGACCATTGCACTCCCCGTACCAGTCATTGTTTCCAATTTCAATTACTTCTACCATCGTGAGACGGACGGAGAGGAGCAGGCTCAGTACTTGCACGTGGGCAGCTGTCAGCCGCTCGCGGACGCGGAGGAACTAAGGAAGACTCGCTCATCTTCCTCACTAAGCAAAAGCGAGTACATGGTCATAGAAGAGCACGGCATAAACAGTTCGTTTAAACAGCAACCCAACTTCCCTACAACAACGACCACCACCACTCAGAACAACTCCCAAAACTGTgtgaatattaacaaaaaaattttCACTGACGTGTAGCTTTTATTGTAATTGTCCAGGAAGTGGTGTCAACACACTGTCGTTACGCATCAGCGCGTGCAGCAGCGCTGCCACAAGGAGGAGAGCGAAAACAGAAAGAGCAATCGCTTTGTGCACAGGgattttttacataaattacGTGAATTCATAGCCTAATTGTGTACCGTGCGCATGCGCGTTTGGCGAACCGAGTTTTAGGCCTGTAGTCCAAGAAATAGCCTACTTGCGGAGAAAAAAACTGCTCCATGCACCTCATTGTCTCAACAGGTGGAACTAAAAGCTTTTAATCCGTGGCAATGTAAACAGTAAGGACACTCACATTGTAATTACATGCGTTGTGTTCAGTCATGATAACCAGCCAATGAGTTATGTGCGAATGATGTCTTAAAACAGTTTATTATCTCAACTAGACCGTTCTGTGTTATGCCTTTATTGTGCGTGAAAGTCTAGTCCAAATGCTACTGTCGTTACACAAATAACCCCTCGATGTAAAATGTAGCGTGTTATGCATCATGTTAACACAAAGAGGCCAACCTCTCGTGTATCAATGCCTCTTTAACGGCTCGAGACTCGTGTGAAAGAAAAAGGCGCGCTGATTATTAAAGATGGAGCGCCTCTCTGTCGGATGCTTCAAATAGAGCCCGCTGGGTCTCCATGGTAACGTCTGAGTAACCCTGGTCATCGTTGCTATAGCACCCTTGTTACCACAGTAACCCCCTGCTGGCGAGGATGCTGTGCTGAAGAACGAAGACTTGGCCATTTTTCAATCCTAAAATCTCTGTCCCCGGTAAAATATGCTCAAATATTTAAACTATTCCGACTATGACAATGATTTACTATTACCATCTACTGCCCCTGGGAATCATATTAGAAGAAACGTGGAGAGGCGTGGGGAATTATGAATGGAAGTGGAGCTCGGCGCGTTCTGGATGCACAACTCTGGACGTCCACTAGAGGCCGCTCTACCTCCATGAAGCTGGTGAGTACTGAGCAAACACCCCGTGTCACCCTGTCATCGTGCATCGTGTTTCTTGCGGTTAGTAACTGGTTTATTGTACAGTCAATAAGACAGTCAAGAagactgtaaaataaactaatCCAATTTTGCTGACCTGATGTCCTTTCCAGACTATCAGGGTACTCACACTGCTGTCATATAAGCTTTAAAAGCATGGGGAACATTTCGTAAATTTATATGTACAATTTTATGAATAGTtgaaaaagaaactaaaatgaAGAATTCATCACACATGATATTGGCAGAGACTGGAAAGGACATTGCAGACTATAAACAATGCTGCCAGGTAATCATTTTAACCTTTTTGTCCGAGATGAGCAACTGCAAGAGTCCATTGCCCACCCAGCAGGGCTCAGTGCCTCCCCCCACTGGCTACATCACCTATGAATACAGCAGATGGTTCATATACCATCATGTCTGTTGATGTGATGTGACCTCTGTCTTTAGACTCAACGgtcaaaaaaccccaaaaaaaaccaacattaATAGTTTGAAACAACATGCCCGTTTTATGCTAGTAAACATTGTCCTGCTCATTAACAACTAAATCAGAGTATTAGGATCAAGTTGTAGATATAAGAACACTGTGTGGAAATTTAAACCTCCACTTCCATGCAGATTCATGTCTAGATTTATGCAGTTCCTCCCTGCCTGTGATAGCTTTAATTGAAACAGGACTGTAGGCGAGAGGGGGATAAAAAGGTGGGATAGGTAACCTATTAATCAAACAGATCTAATCATGTTTAGTGCACAGTGTCCCTCCCTCTACACATGTGTGCGTGGATCTTACACCTCTGTCATGGCTCACTTATTATTAGGGCATTTTCATTAGTCTTGCCCAAGGCAAAGTGGGAGGGGTGACTGCGTTTATAACTATTGCTTTCCCTTCTGACCCTTGACATTACCTCATTTTTCATCCATGAAAAAGGCAGCTCAAGTTATCACTTAAATGAGAGCTAATTTCTTAGGACCTTCAACATCCCTGTGTAGGCTGGAGCCAATATTGATCATGATTGAAATATAGTTGAGGATTCAGGGTAAAGTGCTCCTTTGAGATTGTAAAGGAATTTTACCcactgtaaatatgtaaaaaaataaaataaaatttaacttTACTTTGAGCAGAGCTTAATATGTAATCATGTAATGTTATAGCTGTGAACATAttcttgaaaataataatttgtttttaaatttttcacaaaacaaaaaacatatcaatCTAAGCTTGTGTTTTGCTCACTTTATGCTTGTCGTCTTCTGTAAGTTTGGATGATGGGTTGAAGACGACCAGTGTGGACTCAGCTGAACtgtctttgtttttgtctaACCTGCTGTGATATATTGCAGACGTGAGCCGTTCCATTAAAGCTCAGGCCTCCTGGAATCCCAATGGTCCTACCGCATGGATCCTATTTTGGTAAATATAACTCATTAAAACATAGTATCATGGGTGGTAAATGGCTCATATTATACTGACCTGTGATGACTTCTCTCAGGGATGGAGTGGAGGTGGTCTTCCACAAGACTCAAAGAAGTTTGAAGTCCTTGTTTGTGCTGCACTCCTCAACACAGATGAATCATGTGATATTCAGCAGATCTTCTCTTCCATGGCACGGCTCAAAAAGGACACAGAcatacaatcttttttttttttggtcctgCAGCATCAGAATTACCAAAAAGTACCTCTGCAGTAATAATCCTagcacatattttaaatgaactgaCATCACTCATACAGCTTTTGTATGGACTGTTTGAAGAATTTTTGAAAGGCACTTTTCATTGCCAAAAGAAGTATTTACTTGCTGTGTAATAATGTGGGATTTAAAACTTGCCAACAGTGTTTGCTTCGAATCAAAAGCTGAGGCCAACATTGATAATACTGTGATACCAATGAAAGACTGTTAACCATATGCCTTTGTCATATCTATGTGCTCTGTGGTACAATACAGTATAATGTCTCCTGTCAATCCGTGATCTGAAGAACAACACAGATAAATGCAATTCACTTTGTATATGTGTACGTCACTGAAGGGCTTTCCTAtgtcccagagtgcacctgtgCTTTCAAATGGGAAGGGCCCTGTATGTCATTATTTGTTCTGTGTAACTCTGTCATCAACATGACCAGTATAAGAAGAGTACTTTTCTTGTCGTTATTGTTATGTAACTCAGCTACTGTGGATGTTTTcttattcagaaaaaaatcgtatcaaaaacaaaccaagaATCTGGCTAAGCGCATATGGTCTCATTATAATCATAATTTGATACACCTCACGTTAAACACAGTAATTAGAATGTAGTAAAAGTGATTCCCCATTTCCTGACTGCTCTGACCTGTTGAGTTGTGTCTGGGCCGTAGGGAAAACTTAGTTTGGTCCAAGTGCTAGAGGGGTAAATATTAACATTCTCCGTGAGGTTTACTGCTGCTCCGCTGTCTGCTGTGTACCAGTATTTGTGCTTTATCGCCTGGGTGACCCCACAGCTTACTTCATAACTCTGGCTGTTGTGTGGTCATATACATCATAAGTAAACTGCAATATTACTAACTGTATATTTAAACCAACTCAAACTAAGATGAATTTGTATATGAACACACAAATAGTGAAATATTTCaagtatttataatattttaatttgtgcaGTTTCTAATTACACAAACCACTATTAATTATAAGGTTCTTGGAAATATGTGTTATTCCCATGAATCACATTTGTCGTGCTTGAAATGGAAACCTACTATACTGCATGTAGTGACTTTAGAGATCATTGAAATACAGCACCTATGATGTCACTACCATTTCCCATCAGCCATTGAGCCACTTAGTTGCTATGGAAGGAatctccatagcaacacaaGAGGGTTGtaggagggggaaaaaaagtgaaTGTCTTTACGCCACAACACCACGGTCACCTTCAGaagagaggagcacaggaggaggcAGGGATTCCTTGTTAAGATATATGTGCTTTATATAGGCCTGTCTGCACGTCACACTGAGTAATTTAACtggcgtgtgtatgtgtgcagcaGACAGATGGAGGCTCACCGGGGTCTCCAGTCATTTGGATAAGAGGGGCTATGCTGAATGCCAATATCTGCTGTTGCATAGAGAAGTATCAACCACAAGTATAAGAGTCAAATCATGATATTCCTTTCTTAAAATCACAGCATTTGAACCAAATCctgtttaaattattattgcaattatTATAAACATTACCTCATGTGctgatttatcattttatttgtccTCTTTCCACCtgcaacagaaacaaatctttGTCCATTCACAGATTTGACACCTGATGCCCTTCCAGACAATCTTGGCAGGAAAGCAGACAAAATAGACTGATTTGTGCCCTCTTGTGGATTAATTAGAATCAAAAATATGGTTTACCTAGTAATAACAAGTAAAAGGGTCTTCAGTGCCAAAGTAAATTGCCATTTCAAAACCAAGTCTAGTTCAGTTTATATTTTGACACTTTTTCCTGTAGGTATATTTTGGGTCTGTACCAGCAGGGACCGAGCGCAGCCACTGGGAAAGCTGGTTGCTGTGGGTGATGATGCTGTTGCTAGAGCATCTTCAAAAATTGGATTACTCCTGAGTGCTGATTGGTCGATCTGCAGGCAGTAGTCAAGGTGAATATCCTGACCTGTACACGATGTTCTGATATTGATCTATGCATATCCACACCAACACCTAGACACACTCACATTTTCTAATctaaatatttattacattacaattacattacattaaaaagaacaaataaaatgaaaaaaatagaagATAACTAAAATCACTGAGCTGTGAAACCTAAATTCTCATAGAGGCATTTAAATTTACCATATGACAGTTGCAGACATATGAACAAAAGATGTCCCACTTCATTTTCTACATTTACCCTCCTCAACATCTTCTCACACGCAGCCCTGTCCATCATTCTTTCCTTTCATATTTTCGCTGTAGGAGTATTTTGTTCCTTCCGCATTTTCAGATTTAGCTGGGTTTATGTTACCAGCCCAGTACTTTAGTGacacacccacattttaaaGGCATTGGTAACTGCTTTTTGTTCATATAACTTAAAATCATCAGTTATTCTATTGTGTATCAGATTAGAGTATGGTTCATATAATGTTTAAGTGTGTGTTATTTTGCTGTAAATGCTTTGGCACATGTGAAGCATTTTTATACATGGGTCAGTATCAGATACTTCCATAGTCCATATAAGTAGTAGCAATATTCTTCATGGTTTAAGGTCTTGTATTACTCAAAATttactcctgtgagctttaagccacattagaatgttgttacctcatcaaaaacataccctgagtgttttgtttcatttacacgtttgagtaaccctttgttaatagtctgtctgcatctccaaagctcaagatgctctgttccaccttgtgatgtcatgcagtggtagttttagtttgcatctaccttttaccttttctttatcagagattggcagttccagagtTGAAATTCTCTGATttattctagtaaaggtgtatgaagtttaaaaatagTGGAACGAAGTGTTGAGTGTTGAAAAGACGAActcctaaatatacagggtttgtatgttgaacaggtgtgaatgaaacaaaatacaactccataaatgtttttgatgaggaaacaacattataacagagatcagaaaattgcataatacAGTATAGGACCTTTTAGGGATGATCTGCTGTCACTCGTCTGAATTGTTGCTGTCAAAACAAGTCCTGAGATGAGGAAGACTTGGTTAGTGACAGCAGATGGAGAAATACTACAGTGGTGCACTGGGCTGCATGACTCATCACATTGTCGCGGTGACCTTTATCTCTATAGCACTACTATCCTTAATATGTTGTTCTTAGTACAAGTCAAACTACTAATTTGGTGTTTAACTAATATTTCCTATACACGCTGTTAAAATATACCTTTTTCTTAAATGTCTTGTTAAATATTTTGTCGGTAAGATTCGACCACAAAAATCATTGATGTAGTCCAGTAACGGTCTGACGATGCAGCGACAAGTCCCTGCCATTTACAGCAGCCaaacacataataaaacatgactCCCAGACGAGCTGGTGTACATTACATCTCTTGATTTGATTAAATTGACCAGGCAGCACTTAACAGCAGCATGTGTTTATGAAGGGAATTTGTAAATGCAGCAATGTCACGAAAAACAATACATAAACTATGACATTGTGCATCTCGTGTCTGGTAGTATTGATGGCATTACTTAACTTGCGAGGTTTCCCTTCACAGCCAAACCACACCTCCTGGATCGGTTCAGTTCAGATATTgatttttccctttttctttcGTCTACAGCAGTGAAAACAACAGAAAGTAAATCCACAAATCAATACTGGAGTAGGGTGCTGTGAAGTAAGGTTCTGATAATGTAGAGTGCTATTATTACAATAGTACTGCAGCCTGTATGAAGGTAGAAAACCCACAAGGTCACACAGGGAGGACTCGAGGGAAATGGACATAGACGTATGGTATATGATGAAATGGGTTAAAAACAGGTCAAAATAACATTTGATGGCTGATATGACATTCCTGCAAGGAGAGTATAAT harbors:
- the LOC117373331 gene encoding potassium voltage-gated channel subfamily A member 3, whose amino-acid sequence is MDDHLSLLQSPAQSVNKTRADNLVNHGYTDTEADVMTVVACDNMLEESAALPGHHSLDRYEPDHECCERVVINISGLRFETQLKTLSQFPETLLGDPKKRMRYFDPLRNEYFFDRNRPSFDAILYYYQSGGRIRRPVNVPIDIFSEEIRFYELGEEAMEKFREDEGFIKEEERPLPENEFQRQVWLLFEYPESSGPARGIAIVSVLVILISIVIFCLETLPEFRDENRDPIAIAPVSNGTLPYFVSPFSDPFFVVETLCIIWFSFELLVRFFACPSKATFSKNIMNIIDIVAIIPYFITLGTELAERQGNGQQAMSLAILRVIRLVRVFRIFKLSRHSKGLQILGQTLKASMRELGLLIFFLFIGVILFSSAVYFAEADDPSSGFNSIPDAFWWAVVTMTTVGYGDMHPVTIGGKIVGSLCAIAGVLTIALPVPVIVSNFNYFYHRETDGEEQAQYLHVGSCQPLADAEELRKTRSSSSLSKSEYMVIEEHGINSSFKQQPNFPTTTTTTTQNNSQNCVNINKKIFTDV